The Elusimicrobiota bacterium sequence AAGCCCCCACCGGTTTAACTGATAAACCACCCGGCCGTCGTCCCAGAAAATCGGGTTCGCGTTCGTTGGGTTCCATTGATAGGGCAAAAAGGAATTGACCCGGCTCGCCGGATAAATTGGCGGAACGAAGAACTTGGCCCCCAGGGCCTCTTCAGCGCACCGAGAGGTCCACTCGCCAACGGCGAAAAAAGCGCTCCCCAGGATCAGGAGCCCCCCGACGAACCTCGCGGCCTTTCCAAGCACGCGGCGCAAAATGGATCGCGGGGCTCCGCCCGGGAGATCATTGTCGGGCACGGAAGCGGGCGCGGGCCGTTCCGTTCCCCGGGAACCCGAGGACTGGTCCACAGCGCGCCGCGCCATCACCACCTCGGCAGGCGGCGGGGCCGCGGGGACCGCTCCGCCCAACGTGACCTCCAGGGGCCCCCCAGGAATGCGAGCGGGAGGAGCGGGGGCTTCCTTCGTTTCAGCCGGGAGGGTGGAAGACTCGGGGGCGAACGTCCGGGAACCGGCCAGCACCAGACCGATCATCTTGATCAGCTCGCTGGGTTTAAAGGGTTTATTGATGAAACCGAAGACGTTGCGTTCCGCCTTGATCATCCGGATGGTGGAGTCATCGTAATTCTTGGCCGTCATCACGATGAGGGGAATGTCCTGCGTCTGTGGCGTGCTCTGCAGAAGCCGGACCACCTCGTAGCCTCCCATATCGGGCATGACCACATCCAACAGGATCACCGCCGGACGGTGCCAGATCGCTTTCTGCATTGCCGTTTTTCCGTTCAAAGCGATGGTCACGTCAAAAGAATCCGAGCCAATCCTCAATCAGGGTCGCGATATCCTGCTCGTCGTCGGCCACAAGGACCTTGTACCGCGGTGGAACTTTGAGATCAATGACGGGGACGGGTTCTGGCATGGGTTCGTGGCCTTACATCTGCTCGGTGTACCCTTTGGGGAGAAGTCGACGGAGTTCCTCCGGGTCGGAGGAGGTCCCCAGGGCCTCCTCAGTGGTAATTTGGCCCTTCAGCCCCAGGTTGTACAGGCATTGGTTCATGGTCTGCATCCCGCTTTTGGACCCCGTCTGCATGGACAGATAGATCTGTTCCACTTTCTGTTCCCGAATCAAGTTGCGAACCGCCGGGGTCACCATCAGAAATTCGCACGCCAAAACACGTCCGACGCCGGAGGAGTGGAGAAGGAGAGTCTGACTAATGATCGCCTGAAGCGTCATCGACAGCTGAGTCCGCGCCTGTTCTTGACGCTCGGTGGGAAAGGCGTCCAGGATGCGGTTGACCGTCGAGGCGGCGTCGTTGGTGTGGAGAGTGGAGAACACGAGGTGGCCCGTTTCCGCGATGGTGATGGCGGCGTTGATGGTTTCGATGTCCCGCATTTCCCCCACCAGGATGACGTCCGGGTCCTGCCGGAGAACGTATTTCAAGGCTTGGGTAAAACTCGACGTATCGCTCCCCAGTTCCCGTTGGTTGACGACGGATTGTTTGTGGAAATGGATATACTCGATGGGATCCTCCACCGTCACGATATGGCACTGTCGGTTTTCGTTGATGAAGTCGATGATGCTGGCCAGCGTGGTCGACTTGCCGGACCCCGTGGGCCCCGTCACCAAAACCAGACCGCGAGGCAAATTGACCACATCCCCGACCCCGGGGGGCAGGCCGATCTCCTCAAAACTCATGAACCGGGACGGCACGGACCGGAGCGCCGCGCCCACCGAACCGCGTTGCCGGTACACGTTCATCCGAACCCGGCCCAATCCCTTGATCCCGAAGGAAATGTCCAATTCGTTTTCCGACTCAAACTTCTGCTTCTGGGCGTCGGAAAGAAGGGAATAAACCAAACGTTGAGAGCCATCCCCTGTCAGTTTCTCCAAATTGGTTTGAACCAAGGTCCCATCGATCCGGAGACAGGGGGGCACGCCCACGGTCAAGTGCAGATCCGACGCTTTTTTTTGAACCATCAAAAGGAGCAGGTCGTTCATGTTCAGCACAGTTCACCTCGTTGTCCCGGAACCTTCGCGCGTGGGACGACGCTCGGACTCGTTTTTGCCTCGGGCCTCCGGCCTATCGGAGGCGCCCAAAAAATGTCTCAGCCAACCCGCAAGGCTTCCTCCACCGTCGTCTCGCCCGCCAATACCTTTTTGACGGCCGCCTCGCGGAGCGTGACGCGCTCCGACGTCTCCCGGGCCAGGAGGGCGGGGCTCGCCCGTTCAGCGATCAACCGTCGAATATTGTCGTTCACAAAACAGACCTCAAAGACAGCCACCGCGCCGATGTACCCGGTGGCCAGACACTGGCCGCAACCGCGCCCCCGGTGGACCGTAAAAGACTCGGCTCTTTTGGCCCCGCGGATCTCCTTTTCGCCGACCCCGGCCGCCATCAATTCCCGGAGGGACAAGGTATAGGCCTCCCGGCAGTTCGGACAGATCGTGCGCACCAGCCGTTGGGCGAGGACCCCGACCAGCCGCCCCGCCAAGAGAGACGGCGGGACCCCCATCTCCACCAACTTCTGAATGGCGCCCAACGCATCGGGAGCGACGACGGAGGACAGAACGAGGCAACCCGACGCGGCGTCCACCGCGACCTCGGCCGTGTCCAGGTCGGATATCTCGGTCACCATCAAAACGTCAGGGTCTTGCCGCCGGAGAATATGCAATCCCGAGGCCAGGGTCACGCGCACATCCGCCCGCACCTGCATTTGCGTCACCCCGTCTACGAAACGCTCCACGGGATCTTCAATGGTCAATAAATGGCGGTCCGAGCGGTTCAGGGCGTTCAAGGTCGCGTAGAGCGTCGCCGTTTTCCCGGCTCCCGATGGGCCCGCCACCACGAGGAGGCCTTCCTTGGCCTCGATCAGCTTCTGGTAGTGTTCAAGCACCCCCGGCTCCAATCCTAATTTCGCAAGGTCCAGTGGCATGGCCCGCGCGGAATCCAAAAGAGACAACACCACTTTCTCCCCCGCCACGGTCGGAAGCGTGGAGACTTTGACATCCAACGCATGGCCCTCCCATTGGCCTCGAAGCCGCCCGTCCTGGGGCAACCAGCGCTCCGCCACGTTCAAGCGAGCCAGATTTTTTATATGCGCCACGAGCGGCGCTTGATGATGAAGAGGGAGATCTGGTTTTTTCTCCAGCGTCCCCTTCACCCGGTAGCGAACGTGAACAGAGGCGGGCCCGGGCTCTAAAAAAATATGATCAGCGCCCAGTTTGGCCCCGTTATCAATGAGGGCGTTCAGGATGGTGGTCATTTGGGGATCCACAGCCACATCGCTCTGGGAAACGGCCGACCCGGAAAGCGCCGCGTTCGTCGTCCTCAAAACCGCGTAGTCGCGTTCCACGGCTTTTTGGATTTCTTTCTCCGAAGCGAGAACCATTTTGATTTCAAAACCGGTCTGAATTTTAAGGTCGTCCACCGCGTTCAACTCCACGAACGGATCGGAGAGAGCCACCGTCAGAGTGTTCCCCTCCCGGGCCAACGGGAACACGCTTTGCTGTCGGGCGATGTCGGCCGGGACCAAGGCCAAGATCTCGGCAGGAACCTTTCCGTAAACGGAGAGGGAGGAGACGAAAGGGATCCCAGCCCGTTTGGCCAGGACCGAGAGAACGAGGTCTTCCGTGGCAAAGTTGAGTTCCACCAAGATATCGCCCAGCCGCCCGCCTTTGACGCGCTGGACCTCCACCGCTTGGTCCAGTTGTTTCTGAGTGATCAGATTTTCCTGGACGAGCAAATCTCCCAAGCGCTTTTTCTTGTTCTCTCTGCTTGTCATGGTGTCGTTCTCCGTCAAAGAAGCGCGGTCAAAACCGCCGCATCCACAATGTCCTCATCGGTGCATCCGCGCGAGAGGTCCGACATCGGCCTGGCCAGCCCGGCCAGAAGCGGGCCCACCGCGCGCGCACCGCCCAAATATTGGACCAACTTGTAGCCAATGTTTCCCGCATTCAAATCCGGAAAAATCAAAACGTTGGCGCGCCCCGCCACGCTTAAGTCCGACACCCCTTTCTGTCGGGCGATGTGATCCACCAAGGCCGCATCGCCCTGAAGTTCCCCGTCCACCGCCAGGCCGGGCGCTTTTTTGCGGCACAGCTCCACCGCGCGGCGAACCGCGGTCACGCTCTCGTCCTCGGCGCTCCCCGCCGTCGAAAAGCTCAGGAAGGCGACCCGCGCCGTACCGCCCGTAAACTTGGTAAACAGCTCCGCCGAGGCGATTCCCACCGCCGCCAGCGCTCGGGGCGAGGGATGGGGCGAAACCCCCGCGTCCGCGAAGAGAAGCGTCCGCGCTCCCCCCGCCGCATGGGGACAATCCATCAAAAAGGTTCCGAACACGATCTCCGCCCCGGGGGCCATCCCCAGTCCCGCGAAACCGGCTCGCACGGTGTCCCCGGTGGTCCGCACCGCCCCGCCCACCAGCCCGTCGGCCAGACCCGCGCCGAGGGCCATCACCCCGAAGTAGAGCGGGTCCCGCGCCAGTTCCCGCGCCTGGGCCTCGGTCATCCCTTTGGTTTTGCGGCGTTCAAAGAACGCCCGCCAAAACTCTTCCAGCCTCCCGTGCGTCGCGGGGTCTATGCATTCCAGGCCCGCAAGATCGATGCCCGCCGCCCGGGCGGCCTCTTCGATCCCGGGGAGGCTCCCCACCAGAAGAGGGCGCGCGATTTCCTTGTCGCGAAGGTACGCCGCCGCCGACAACACCCGCGGATCTTCCGCTTCCACGAACAAAAGACGCGCCGACCGTGCGGCTGCCCTCCGTCGAAGCCCTTCCCAAAGGGGCGAAGGGCCCAACGCTTTCGGATCGTCTTTTCGAAGAATAACCCGGGGATGGCCTGTTGTCAAGGGAATTTGATCGACGCGGAATAAGGTTGGCCCCTGCGCGCCGTCCGGATCAAAGGCTCCCTCACTGGCCTTTCTTCCAACGAAGTTTCTTTTTGAGCCGGTCCACGAGCGCGGGCGGCACGAAACGCCAGGCGTCTCCCCCAAGACGCACAACGTCTTTAAGCAAAGAGGAGGAAAGGTAGGTGTATTTTTCGTCGGCCATGAGGAACACGGTCTCAAGTTCTGGAGCCAGGTGCCGATTCATGAGCGCCATTTGGAACTCGTATTCGAAATCCGACAAAGCCCGGAGGCCGCGAGCCACCGCCTGGGCCCCCTGCTTCCGGCAGTAGTCGGCCAGCAGTCCGTCGAAAGAGTCCACGCGAACTTTGCCGCTTTTAATCACCGACGCTAACACCGTGTTCAACATGTCCAGCCGTTCTCCGACGGTGAAGAGGTGGGATTTGGCACTGTTTCGCGTGACCGCCACGATGACATGGTCAAAAATCTTGCACGCTCGGCAAACAATGTCCAGGTGCCCGTTAGTCACGGGATCGAAACTGCCGGGATAGACGATGGTGCGGGTGCGGGTCACAACGCCATTCTAAATCGTGAACTCGCCTCTGTCAACGAGCTCTTGTCCATTTATCGCAGGCAACACCACCATTGGGGTCCTCGTTTTATCTTAGTAGAATGACATGGCATGAAACCCGCCCCCCAGGGACCAACGCTTCCGAAAGACTTCCCCATTCATTGGTATACATTGAGCCACGGATCCCACTTTTGGGTGGAATGGAGGTTTCGGGTGTTGTCGCGATTAGTGAAAACCCACGGGCCTTCCCTGACCACGACCCTTCAGGCCTTGGACGTGGGATGCGGCGCGGGGGTCTTTCGCTCCCAGTGGGAAAAATTTTGCGCGTGGACAGTCGACGGCGTCGAACAGAATGAGTGGGCCATTCACAACGGAGCATCCGCCAAAGGCCTCCTTTATAATTTCGACATCACCCGACCTCCTGCGGAAGTTCTGGGTCGCTATGATTGTATTTTTCTACTCGATGTGTTGGAACACATTGAAAAGACCAGGGCTTTTTTGGAGGGGATTTTTTCTTGTCTAAAACCGGAAGGGTTTCTCGTGATCAATGTCCCCGCCTTCCAGTCTTTGTTTTCAAAATACGATTCGGAAGCGGGCCATCACCGGCGCTACAATGAGAAAAGCCTCCGCCATGAATTGTTGTCTTTCCCTGTGACGATCCACCGGGTGGCCTATTGGGGATTCACCCTGATTCCATTTCTTTTGGCGCGAAAAATCTTGTCGCCAAGTTGGAAAACCTCTCCCGACATCATCAGGAAAGGTTTCCAGCCCCCCGGACCGGTCTCGAACCTTTTCTTTAAATTTCTCATGCGTCTTGAAAATAAGATGGGAGGGCTCATGCCCCGAGGCAGTTCTTTAACGCTGATCGCCCAAAGAAAAAGATGAGAACCCATCTCCAAGTCATCGTGCCATTGTTTAACGAGTCGGACGTCTTGCCCGAATTGATCTCGCGCCTGACGGCGGTTTTAGCCCTTCTTTCCTTGAACAACATGGAAAGCACCGTCCTCTTCGTCAACGACGGAAGCGACGACGCCTCTCCTGTCTTTTTGGAGAAACAAGCCGGCGACGATCTTCGGTTTGGCTACCTCTTTCTCAGTCGTAATTTCGGACATCAGGCGGCCCTATCGGCCGGCCTCGATCACGCGGACGCCGATCTAATTGTCATTTTAGATGCGGACCTCCAAGACCCCCCTGAACTGATTCCCGAAATGGTCCGGCTGTGGCGGACGGAAAAAGCCGACGTGGTCTATGGCGTCCGAAAAAATCGAAAAGAAAACCTCTTTAAGCGATTGTGCTATGCAGGGTTCTATCGGTTCTTCGGATGGCTGACGGGATTAGCCCTTCCTCTGGACTCCGGCGACTTTTCCCTCATGACTCGGCGGGCCTACACGACCTTGCGCGAGATGCCCGAGCGCGTTCGTTTCATGAGAGGTCTGCGCCACTGGATGGGATTCAAGCAATGCCCTTTGCCTTACGATCGGCCCAAACGATTTGCGGGCGACACTAAATATAGTTTCTATGCCCTTACAAATTGGCCACAGATGGTCTGGCCAGTTTTTCCATCGCTCCCCTTCGCGCGGCCCAGTTTTTTGCCTTCCTTTTTGGTCTTTTAACAATGGTGGTCTTTCTGTTCTTGGTTCTCCGACCAGATTTGGCCGCCCCGAGGCTTTTGGCCTTAATCAGTTTAATTGTTTGTTTCTCTTTTTCCATGCTTTTCCTTTGCGTATACATTCTCGGGGCGTATATCTCCCGCATTTATCAGGAAGTCAAAAAAAGACCTCTCTACATCGTCGCCGAGTCCAAATTACCCAGACCCTCCGCCTCTTCGTGAACAAACGCATCCCTTGGGCGTGGCTATTCATTTCCCTCAGCTCCGCTCTGTCGCTCTGGAGCTTTCCGAGATACACCATCGGACTTTTCGAGGACGACGCCGCCTATCTCCTCGGGGCCTTTTCTCTGGCGAAGGGACAGTATCTCGATCTTTCCTTCAGTCGGCCGGTCCCTATTTCAACGTCGTTCCCGGGCGTTTCTCTGTTCCTAACCCCTTTTGTATGGATTTTTTCTTCCCATCTTGGTTTTTACAAGCTCGTCCCTTGGATCGCCTCCTTTTGTTCCGCCCTGTTTTTTTCGAAAATCACCGCGAAGGTCTTAACATCCTGGCGCATTCCTCTTTGCATCGCCCTTTTCATCTTAAACCCGATGTATGTTCAGTCCAGTTCATTTTTGATGACCGAACCTTTCAACATCGCCCTGATGTTGGGAGCGCTCTGGGGGGGCGGGCGCGACGAGGAAAAAGGGTGGGGATTTTTTCTCGCGCTTGTCGCTGTGGTTTTGTTGGCTCTCACACGTCCCGAGGGGATTCTTGTCGGTCTGGTCTTATCCATGGCGTGGGCTTACGACCGCCGGTGGAAAAGATCCCTGGCGTTTTTCGTTGGCGGGCTTCTTCCTTTTCTTTTGGCCCACGGCCGTTCTTGGATTTTTGAAAGCGCCCCTGGGATGTATGAAAACCACTTTCGAGCCCATCTGTCCTGGGAAGGTCAACACATGAGTTTATTCGGAATCCATATTTTTGAATTAACTCTGAGCATCATCAAGAACACCGTCGCGGCTTATTCACGTGTTTTTGACCCGCTTTCAATGGGGCTGGCATTGGCCTTGGCGGTGGCGGCCCTGATTTTTTTCGGAATTCGTCACTTAGGGGGTTCGGAAAAACGTCCAACTCCGTTTCTCATGGCTCTGGTTTCCCTCCCCTTCAGCCAATGGGTCGTGCGCTTGTGGTGGTTTCAATACACCGCTCGTTACACCCTGATTTTTACGCCATTTCTCCTTATTTTCCTTTTCGCAGGGATCGAAAACCTTTTTGAAGAATCCAGAAGAACCAAGACCCAAAAACGATGGATCCCTGTTGTTGTCTTCGCCTTTTTTCTTATCGGGCTCGCCAACGCGTGGAAAAAAAGACCCGCTTACCCCCCCCTTCCCGAGAAAACTTTGGCGTGGGCGAAGACACATTTGCCGAAGGAGGCCAATGTTTTATCTGGACGGAAATATCTTGTTCGGCTTTATGCGGGAAAACCGGGCTTCTATTTCGAACAACACGAAAGTTGGGATTTGTTCCAAGCGGATTTATTGGAGAAAAGAATTTCCCATCTATTTTTCGCTCCTACGGAATACCTCACCGCCAAACGAAATATCCCCTCGGTCCATGACCCCAGCGCCAGTGAAATCCAAACGAAGCATTTCTTAAAAGATCACCCTCACCGGTTCAAAAAGATTTTTGATCAAGAGGACGAGAAGACGGTCGTCTACGAGTGGGTTCCGGAGAACGGTTTTTCAAAAGCCTGGAAGGATTACCAAAACGCCCTGACACTTTATCAGAAAGGGAAACCCATGGAAGCCCTGCGTTGCGTGGAAAAAACCAACGCGGCGCCAGGGACGTTGGCCTCCGCTTTAAATTTGGAGGCCCTTTTGATTCAGGATCTTCCTCAAAGAGCCTCCGAGGCACAGGGCCTTTTTGAGCGTGCCATAGAGAAAGACCCCACCAGCAAAATTTATCGCGCCAACGCCGCCCGGCTTTATTTTAAGCGCGGAAAGGAATCGGATGGAAAAAGGGAGCTAGACAAATTGATGGAGCTAACCGAAAAGATGTCCACCTAGTGGACAGCCAACCGAATTATCCATGCCCCGAGGCCGGAGGATACCCTTCTCCTCCGTTGAGAACAAATCTTCCTCCTGTGATCCAGCGTAAAACGTCCAACCCTCAACAAATGTTCGTGGCCCTCCGGATTTCCAGGTTTAAGCGGAGGATCCACACGGCTGGCTCTGGAGGGTTTTCGGTCGGGCGCGGTAGGACCCCTTCCCAGAGGGACCTGACTCTACGCGACGCGGCCGAACCGGAGGCGGTGGGCGAAGCGGCGGCGTAGATCTTCCGCTAGGGGGCGGTGCTCCGGCAGGGAAAGGTCCGGGTCGCGGGCCACCAGGGAAAACGCCGCCTCCCTCGCCTCCCCAATCAAGGCCCCGTCGCTGGCCAGGTTTCCGACGCGAAATTCCGGCAGGCCGTGCTGGGCCTCGCCTAAAAACTCGCCGGGACCCCGGCGCCGAAGATCTTCCTCGGCCAATTTAAACCCGTCGGAGGTTCGACAGAGAAGACGTAACCGTTCCGCGGCCTCGACGGAGGGAGCGCCGGACACGAGGTGGCACTCCGAAGCGTGCCGCCCGCGGCCCACCCGGCCCCGCAATTGATGAAGCTGGGCCAAGCCGAAACGCTCCGCATTCATAACAACGAGGACCGTGGCGTTCGCCACGTCGATCCCGACCTCGATCACCGGGGTGGCGGCCAAAATTTTGACCTCCCCCCGGGCGAAGGCCGACATCGCCACTTCTTTCTCCGCGGATTTCAGTCGGCCGTGCAAAAGGCCCACCTCGATGCCGGGGAACAGGGACTTCAAGTGTTCCCACCCTTTCAGAACGGCTCTCAGGTCCAACCGTTCGGACTCTTCCACCAAAGGGAACACCACATAGGCTTGGCGCCCTTCCCCCACGGCGCGGCGGACGGCGGACAGGGCGTCCCCTTCCGGCGACCAGCGGGTGGCGATTCCGGGACGGCCGGGCGGCAATTGATCGATCACGGACACCGAGAGGTCGCCATAGACCGTCAAAGCCAAGGTCCGAGGAATGGGGGTGGCGGTCATGAGGAGAACGTGGGGCGAAACCCCTTTGGCGCCCAGCGTCGCCCGCTGGTCGACGCCGAAACGATGTTGTTCGTCGATCACGGCCAGGCCCAGGGACTGGAAAGCCACTTCGTCTTCCAGGAGCGCGTGGGTCCCCACGGCGATTTGGATCTCGCCCGAGGCCAGGGCGTCCCGGTCCCGGCGTTTCTGGGACGCCGTCCGTCCCCCCGTGACCAGAGCCCAGCGGATCGGCAGACCGCGAAGCAAACGGGCCAAACCGTGCGCATGTTGTTCCGCCAAAATTTCCGTCGGGGCCATGAGCGCGGACTGGAACCCGGCCTCCGCCGCCAAGAGAAGCGCGGAAACGGCCACCACGGTTTTCCCCGACCCCACCTCGCCCATCAAAAGCCGATTCATGGGCCGGGAGCCTGCCATGTCATCAAAGATTTCGTTAATGACGCGCCGTTGCGCCGATGTGAAATCGAACCCCAACGCTTGTCGAAAGGGAGTCAGGAGTTCCCGTGTGGGCGGACAGCGGGGAGCCGGGGGCCCCTCTTCTCTTCCTCGGCGAAGACGGGCCAAGGCCATTTCCAGAAAAAAGAACTCATCAAACGCCAGCCGACGACGGGCCTGCTCGCGGGACTCGGGGCTGGAGGGGAAATGGAATTCCCCCAGCGCTTCCCCCAACCCCGGAAGGTGGTGTTCGGCGCGAAGGGTCTCCGGGAGCGCGTCCGCCGCCCTCGCGGCGGCGTCCCGAACCGCCCAGGCCAATCCCCGAAGCCAACGCCCATCCACGCCCTCCGTCAAATCATAAACGGGAGCCAACCGATCCATGTGGGGAGAGGGCGCGTCGGTGGGGAAGTCGTGGTCCTCCACGCGAATTTCGGGGCCCCGGGGTCCGGCCTGCCAGGGTCCGTAGACGCCCAAACGAGCCCCCGGGGAGAGCCTCTTTTTCAAACCGTCAAAGGGATCGAATCGGAAGGATCGACGGCGAAACCAAAGGGCCTCGAAGAACCGTCCGTCTCCCGCCAGAGAAGCGCGCCCGATCAGAAGATCCTTCCCCGCTGATGACACCTGGAAATCCCGCACCGTTCCCTGGGCCGCCACCGCCGTCCCGGGCAAGCCCCAGGCGCTCGGAGGAACCAGGCGGCGGTCTTCGTGGACCCGCGGGAAATGGCGAAGAAGATCGCCCACGGTCGAAAGACCGAGTTTGGCCAGGGCCTTGGCCCGGCCGGGACCTACGCCGGGAAGGTATTGGAGGAGCGGTCGAATCCGACGCCCTCCGGACCGCCGGCGCTGGGAGCGGTTTGCCGTTTTTCGAGGAAAGTGGTATGATTTTTCAAAATTTATGGTTCGGTGGCGTCCCCGCGTGGCGCCCAAGGAGATCGGTATGGCCTATCGTTGCACCATCTGTGACAAAGGCGTGAGCGCCGGAAAATCCGTCAGCCACTCCCACCGCAAAACCAACCGTCGCTTTGCGCCCAACCTTCAACGGGTCAAAGTCCGCACGTCCTCCGGCCCCCGTCGCCAATACGTTTGCACCACCTGCCTGCGATCCGGAAAAGCTCAAAAAGCCGCCTAGACTCTCCTCTCCCTCTCCTCCGGAACCTTCCAGCTTAACCGTTCGACTTTCCTCCCAGAGAAAGGATGACGGAGAGATCGAACTGGTTGACCCGTTCGCCTTCGAATTTTCGGGATTTCACGGAGGCGTCCATTTTGTAGTGTTGCGGGTTTCCGAAGGAGAAGCCCCAGGAAAACGACGTCTTGGCTTGGTTGTTGAAATCCTCGCTCACGGCACCGGTTCGCAGAATCAGCCACGACAGGGGCGCGAACTCGATTCCGAAATGCCAGTAGTCCGTGTCCGGGGTGTTCCCCGTAAAAAATCGTTTTTCGTAATCCGAATAAAACCCGAACACTGGAACCGGCTGGAACCCCAAGCCCGCCCTCAGAATCACGGGAAGTTGATCTGTTTTATATTTGTCCCAGTAAATCACGCCCGGTAAATTGAGAACGGAAAGCCCGTAGGCCACGTCGCCCTTCCTGTCGCGAAAACCCAGATCCACCGCAAAACCATTTCCGTCCGCCATCTCCAACACGGGGGCTGTCCCGTGACGGCCTCCGCAAACCCGCGATGGGCGCTGATATAAGAAAGACCCATGCCAACGGAATAGCCTTTTTCGGTCTCCTGGGACCCGCTGATGCCGATTTGGTTGATCTGGAGGGATTCTTCCAGGAAATTGTTGTCGGGGTCGGCCGTGTTCGTCACCACGGTTTCGTCGAAGTCGGCCAGGGGGCGGTAAAAAAACGCCCGGTTCGGCCCCGCAAAACCCAAGTAGGTCAGCTTTTTGCCCCGGAGCGAGGAGGATTTTAAAAGGATTTCTTCCGGCAGATTGCTTTGGTTGGCCAGCTGAAAATCGGCGGCGAAGGAAGACCCCGGGACTTCGCCCAAAGAAGCGGGATTGTAGACCGGAGATTGGGGCGACCCCCCGAGCGCGGCCCCCACTTCCCCCATCCCGATGAAACGAGCGCCCACGGGTTTGCCAAGATAAGCGATGGGCGGAATGCCCG is a genomic window containing:
- a CDS encoding response regulator, coding for MRIGSDSFDVTIALNGKTAMQKAIWHRPAVILLDVVMPDMGGYEVVRLLQSTPQTQDIPLIVMTAKNYDDSTIRMIKAERNVFGFINKPFKPSELIKMIGLVLAGSRTFAPESSTLPAETKEAPAPPARIPGGPLEVTLGGAVPAAPPPAEVVMARRAVDQSSGSRGTERPAPASVPDNDLPGGAPRSILRRVLGKAARFVGGLLILGSAFFAVGEWTSRCAEEALGAKFFVPPIYPASRVNSFLPYQWNPTNANPIFWDDGRVVYQLNRWGLRGPDFPLVAPDGVTRILLLGDLLLRTGPGGGRNGISTHGGPVEPGAAGRFPGHQRRVVGAFALGAMGLRKGPGVKF
- a CDS encoding type IV pilus twitching motility protein PilT, producing MNMNDLLLLMVQKKASDLHLTVGVPPCLRIDGTLVQTNLEKLTGDGSQRLVYSLLSDAQKQKFESENELDISFGIKGLGRVRMNVYRQRGSVGAALRSVPSRFMSFEEIGLPPGVGDVVNLPRGLVLVTGPTGSGKSTTLASIIDFINENRQCHIVTVEDPIEYIHFHKQSVVNQRELGSDTSSFTQALKYVLRQDPDVILVGEMRDIETINAAITIAETGHLVFSTLHTNDAASTVNRILDAFPTERQEQARTQLSMTLQAIISQTLLLHSSGVGRVLACEFLMVTPAVRNLIREQKVEQIYLSMQTGSKSGMQTMNQCLYNLGLKGQITTEEALGTSSDPEELRRLLPKGYTEQM
- the tadA gene encoding Flp pilus assembly complex ATPase component TadA; this translates as MTSRENKKKRLGDLLVQENLITQKQLDQAVEVQRVKGGRLGDILVELNFATEDLVLSVLAKRAGIPFVSSLSVYGKVPAEILALVPADIARQQSVFPLAREGNTLTVALSDPFVELNAVDDLKIQTGFEIKMVLASEKEIQKAVERDYAVLRTTNAALSGSAVSQSDVAVDPQMTTILNALIDNGAKLGADHIFLEPGPASVHVRYRVKGTLEKKPDLPLHHQAPLVAHIKNLARLNVAERWLPQDGRLRGQWEGHALDVKVSTLPTVAGEKVVLSLLDSARAMPLDLAKLGLEPGVLEHYQKLIEAKEGLLVVAGPSGAGKTATLYATLNALNRSDRHLLTIEDPVERFVDGVTQMQVRADVRVTLASGLHILRRQDPDVLMVTEISDLDTAEVAVDAASGCLVLSSVVAPDALGAIQKLVEMGVPPSLLAGRLVGVLAQRLVRTICPNCREAYTLSLRELMAAGVGEKEIRGAKRAESFTVHRGRGCGQCLATGYIGAVAVFEVCFVNDNIRRLIAERASPALLARETSERVTLREAAVKKVLAGETTVEEALRVG
- a CDS encoding phosphotransacetylase, with product MGPSPLWEGLRRRAAARSARLLFVEAEDPRVLSAAAYLRDKEIARPLLVGSLPGIEEAARAAGIDLAGLECIDPATHGRLEEFWRAFFERRKTKGMTEAQARELARDPLYFGVMALGAGLADGLVGGAVRTTGDTVRAGFAGLGMAPGAEIVFGTFLMDCPHAAGGARTLLFADAGVSPHPSPRALAAVGIASAELFTKFTGGTARVAFLSFSTAGSAEDESVTAVRRAVELCRKKAPGLAVDGELQGDAALVDHIARQKGVSDLSVAGRANVLIFPDLNAGNIGYKLVQYLGGARAVGPLLAGLARPMSDLSRGCTDEDIVDAAVLTALL
- the coaD gene encoding pantetheine-phosphate adenylyltransferase, with translation MTRTRTIVYPGSFDPVTNGHLDIVCRACKIFDHVIVAVTRNSAKSHLFTVGERLDMLNTVLASVIKSGKVRVDSFDGLLADYCRKQGAQAVARGLRALSDFEYEFQMALMNRHLAPELETVFLMADEKYTYLSSSLLKDVVRLGGDAWRFVPPALVDRLKKKLRWKKGQ
- a CDS encoding class I SAM-dependent methyltransferase, with translation MKPAPQGPTLPKDFPIHWYTLSHGSHFWVEWRFRVLSRLVKTHGPSLTTTLQALDVGCGAGVFRSQWEKFCAWTVDGVEQNEWAIHNGASAKGLLYNFDITRPPAEVLGRYDCIFLLDVLEHIEKTRAFLEGIFSCLKPEGFLVINVPAFQSLFSKYDSEAGHHRRYNEKSLRHELLSFPVTIHRVAYWGFTLIPFLLARKILSPSWKTSPDIIRKGFQPPGPVSNLFFKFLMRLENKMGGLMPRGSSLTLIAQRKR
- a CDS encoding glycosyltransferase family 2 protein, which gives rise to MRTHLQVIVPLFNESDVLPELISRLTAVLALLSLNNMESTVLFVNDGSDDASPVFLEKQAGDDLRFGYLFLSRNFGHQAALSAGLDHADADLIVILDADLQDPPELIPEMVRLWRTEKADVVYGVRKNRKENLFKRLCYAGFYRFFGWLTGLALPLDSGDFSLMTRRAYTTLREMPERVRFMRGLRHWMGFKQCPLPYDRPKRFAGDTKYSFYALTNWPQMVWPVFPSLPFARPSFLPSFLVF